DNA from Candidatus Methanosuratincola sp.:
ACATATGGCCTCAGAGAGCAGGGGATAAGGACAAGCGTACTGGTGCTCGAGTCCGGGTCTGGCGTCCCTCCGGACTCACCTTACGGGGGTGCGCCCGGAGGGTCGATGGCCGGCATTAACGAAAAGGAGGTCTTCCAGATAAGGCGTTTCAAGCTTGCCCTCATCCACCTCGGAGGCATCAGCGGCCACGTGGTTCACAAGGCAAAGTCATTTCTGCGATATGTAGACATACCTGCAATAATCGTGTGCGAGGCCCCTGTGGACTACGAGGACTTTGCAAAGGTCGGGATAATAACTAGGCTGGTGCGCCCCCCTCCTGGCAAGGTCGAATGTGCCGGGGTAATTGTTGACTTGGTCACCGGCGTTGTCCGGGGCGTCAGCTGCCCAAGGGACAAGCTGAATGAGATAGTGATAAAAGTGAAGTTCTGGTTGAGCAAGATAGACAGCAGAGAAGTGATCCTCGGGAGGAATAGTGTTGGCTAAAGTGTTCATATTCCCGCCCAACAGTCTTATCCTGTACGATCTGGTGACTC
Protein-coding regions in this window:
- the mcrC gene encoding methyl-coenzyme M reductase I operon protein C; protein product: MQDSIGRDVQIVDCRESMGIGEGGGLAQRGTISESESFEVVAIAMSPSKRHITKPICEITYGLREQGIRTSVLVLESGSGVPPDSPYGGAPGGSMAGINEKEVFQIRRFKLALIHLGGISGHVVHKAKSFLRYVDIPAIIVCEAPVDYEDFAKVGIITRLVRPPPGKVECAGVIVDLVTGVVRGVSCPRDKLNEIVIKVKFWLSKIDSREVILGRNSVG